The window TTTTGGAAGGCAATCAAATATAATTGCACTCAACTGGAAAATCTTTACTTTGAGTATGAATGGGAAGATGGTATTTATACCTAGGCTTAACGTTAGAAATACTCAAGAATAACTTCAATTAAAAGCTGggaatgattaaagaaaatcgtGATCATAGTACCAAATTATAGTAATTGTgaaaataacaacaataatacttgcttaagaTATAATGTATCTATGCACACACGGTGTGGCCTAATTGGCATAACCACAGCTTACAAAATAGAAGTCTGGAGTTCGAAACCTCCTCTCCcaatcaaaagagaaaaaaaaagatataatgtATTTGTAAAAAACATTCGTTTatactttaatattttagaatacaGATGATATGATACTTCTAATAAGGAACACATTGTACAATACATTGTACAACAATATGTTAAATAaggaatatatttataaaatcatcttacttTTAATTAAATGCTCGACAAGCTGTTCAAGATTAGTTCAATCAAACTTGAGTTTGACTTGAATTGTTTAGTACTAGATTAGTCGTTCATTAATTTAGAATTATGGGTAGTTATTAACTGATACGACTCATATAAAACTCGACtaaaattgtttattaattttatagtatCGTTTTTAAGTCTCTaatgaacttatttttaatatttaaaaggtTTAATTGCAAAATTAGTACCTATATTTTTATGTGTGTGTACATCGAGACCTAGGTTTTCAACTTTTACATACAAAATTGataattgaattttaaaaaactctCAATTAGATATTTCTATCAATTCGACTGACATTTGTGAGAGCCAATCAAATACAGACATGTGTCATTTCGGTCTAGTTTGGTTATtcagttaagatgagataaaataaaatattttaaataatagtgagattttttaattaagatgaaataagatggtttgtaaaaaaatatatgtttagacagtgatatgagatgatataagatagttttaactttttgaaaatttgataaagtggtGGGTCTCACCaattattgaaaagtatttttaattgttgggtggaaaatattataaatatattaaaaataagtaatatctattattaatttaaaaacccataaatattttgacttttccgaaatatatttttttgtagttggcactaattatttcaatattctcaaatataatcgcatttctttgttaaataaaattattctaattatgacctatttattatattatattttatgaaattcgaaatatatttttttaattatatattaaaataaaataaaaaattctaacagataattatatatattaaaaatgtggtacttatttttttttcccaaattattagtttcgaattttcaaataaaacccTATACTGCAGCCACCTTCAATACTCCCAAAAACATCAATAgcatttgttaatttttattattctaattataaccAGGTCTAATTTTCTAACGAGAGACTAGTGGAGGTACCTAATTGTAAATTTTCTAAAGTTCCGAGTTGGTGGCTGATTGGATTTTTTCCTTGGATCAAATCACATCAGCTAACCTTCTAGTCCAGATATTAATTTTGCCAAAGTTAAAAAACCTAGGTTTTGATTTGTAAAACGTAAAATCACAGGTACTAAGTTTTCAATTAAccttatttaaaatgattaaaggTAATCATGTTCCTAATACGATAATCGTTGCTTGAATCCTTAATATAATCATTAATATATGGATATATACTATATaagattaatgatatatataagtttcaaatatacAAATCTCGTATAATCATTAACTCACGAGCCGTTTCATATTAGAATAAACAAATTGttcatgaatataaaatataagttagAGATAACTTCAAATGGACTTGtttgaaaaaagttttttatctcaaaattttcatctcatatcatctaatctcagtcataaacattatttaaatacaaaaaatttcaaactaatcattacaatattttcaaactaattattgtaattttttcaaacttttaaataaaaataaaaaataattcaattttttcaaatttttaaataaaaattatattaaaaaattatattttaataatattttaactttataatattatttattcaaacttttttttaaaattttataaaatattaatttaaactattttattactatttataaattattttattactattcgtGAGATTCCAACGTCATCTCAGAAAATTCACAAAAAGTATTTGATAATAATTGAATCAACAAGAATTGACTACTTCCTATTCTTTTTAACTTCACTATACTTTTACATCCTAAATTCTGATATTAATAGGGCTGATATGGTGACTAGATATTTTCATACAGATACATAAAGACCAATGTTaggtataaatttaaaataaataaattttgtataatttttttataaaataaataatttcattaataaaaaataatttttttatatatattttaaaatataatttattattttataaaaatttacataagacttgctataaaatattttttggtcaCAAATCCAAATAGTAACGCATGAAGAGGTGATAGATTGCCACTCGGTCCCACTTGTAACGTGCGAGAGGACATAACCGACGGCGGTAGCTTTCCCTTAGCCGGACGTGGACCCCAGCCTGAAACGGAAAATGCACAGTAAAGCGTTAGAAGCCTATACGTGGCAAAGGGCTATTGGCCAACATACCGACTGTAACGAAACTGACTGTAGAAATCCGAATAGActacccacacacacacacacataaagcCTCAACCGCGCACGCATAGGTCATTTCGGCAGAGTCCGTAAATTCGTAATCCGAACCTTCTactcatatctctctctctctctctctccctctccctctcgacTAATAATAGGCTCTCTCGTTCCTCTTTCTCCGTCTCTGGCGCCGGCTCCCTCATGGCGTCCCAAGCTAGCCTCCTCCTTCAAAAGCAGCTCAAAggtatagaaattttatttctttcatttattgGGGGATTAAGTATGAGCGGGGGGTATGATTTATCTTTTTTGTGCGGTGCAGATCTTTGCAAGAATCCGGTAGATGGGTTCTCGGCCGGCCTGGTCGATGAGACCAATATCTTTGAATGGAGTGTAACGATTATTGGACCTCCAGATACTCTTTAGTACGTTCTTTAAATTGTTTTCTAACCAAGAAATCTTCTTGTTTCCACTTTTGGGGATCACCGATTGGGTTTTAAGGTTGAGTTATTATGGGTGAAGTAgtaaattttttgtgatatgattgGATCAAGGGTTGCGATTGTTTCTTTGGGGAAAACTTATGTATTTATGCAATTATTGGGATTTGGTATTTGATTGCATTAGTCGGGTCTTTGGATGCCATGGATTCTTTTCTGTTTGTTGTATTGTCTAAGGGAGATAGGCTAATGCTTGAATTGACAtatctcttcaaattttaactcCAGGGAACAGAATTGAAACAGTTCTCAGCCTCTATTTTTGTTTCTGACAATTCTTTGTCGATCGGTTTGGGCCTATAATTGTTGAAAGTTGCATCTTTTGAAATTATCCTTCTGTTACGCATTggttcttttattatttttattatcttcattATTACCATTTGATAGTATGACTTAATGACAGAGCTCCTAACTCGAGGGATGTATCAAATGTTACCGTTTGGTCGTTTAACTTGTTTAGTTGGCTACTTTTGGCAATAAGACATACAGGGCCATGATCGGTCAAGGGTTTGGTTCCCTGGATGCTGCTTTTGAGATATTTGCCTAATGTTTGGTATCAAATAGAACAAATCGATGGGCAGTAGTCATCTTCTTCAGATTCAGCCTGGGGTTTAAAACAATGAATTGCTTTCTTATTATGATGTTTTGGGCATTATACAATTGCAGTGAGGGGGGATTTTTCAATGCCATTATGACCTTCCCATCCAACTACCCAAACAGCCCTCCGACAGTGAAGTTTACATCAGAGATATGGCATCCTAATGGTTGGTTATTTTTCTAAGTATAATctgtttgatattttttccattGTTAGTGGCATGCTTTTTGAAACAGATTTTGGTTGCTGCATCAATTGCAGTTTATCCTGATGGCCGCGTATGCATATCAATTCTTCATCCTCCTGGTGAGGACCCAAATGGATATGAGCTTGCAAGTGAGCGCTGGACGCCGGTCCATACGGTATGTCATTAACACttcaattttactttttttctctcatgttTCCATCATATGTAGGTGAATTTGAAGTTAGAAGTCTTCACTTTCCAACTTCAGGGTCAGAAAAATGTAGGGTCAGGGAAGATTCTACTAAGTCGATATTCTGAAGTTAATGTTGAGCTTTGCcttttaatgaattttaaattaataaaaaaatataattttggaaagtggtttaaatatgaaaaaaactgTAAGGGGTTAAGTATGTTCTTCAATGAAGATGGGAATGCACTAGTCAAAGtcccttctttttcctttttccttttccttttttggtgGTTGGGGGGCAGGGGTTGTTTGGTTGGAGACACAAAGTATAAAGAGGAAAACTTATAATGTTAAATGCACTAGTCAAAGtcccttcttttttccttttttcttttctttttttggtggtTGGGCTGTTGGGGGATGGGGGGTTGTTTGGTTGGAGACACAAAGTATAAAGAGGAAAAACTTATAACgttcaataaattaatatagcTATACTTAGTGTGACATATAATGTCATGCATTCCTGAgcctttgcctattcttatggtCAATAAAGTTTCGTTTACCgagaaaaaaaatgtcacaCCTCGGACTTGGAGGGTTAAGGTTTGTCATTGtatcaaaaattaataataataaaatggaaaCTAAATAAAATCCTCGGTAAGATGTAATCActgtttaataaaattcttccaAAGAAATGTAAACTAAACATTACTAAAATCCTCACAAGCTCATTGGTGCCCCCTGACACTTATTACACTACTGTCTTCTGTCCTCACCGTTGTGCTATCTTTTCCTAGTACTTGACATCTCCTCAGAAccatttgaaaataagaatataaacAGGTGAGTTCGACAAACAGGCCATACAACAACGTCAAGCAAAATCTATCGAAACTTAAACAAATTAGCACAATCTTTAAATTATAGAAATAGGCCAGCGCCCCTTAGAAATAagacaaatcatatcaaataattcCATGTCAATCACTTGTGGCCCAAATGCATTAAAGACACTTAAAGGCCAAAATACATAGGGCCCAAATGTTATAAGACCCATATATCCTGTTCTATCTCTTCTGAATAATTTCAATTAAGCCAAAAGTGACACACTAGCAAAACCCAAAATGTCTCCCCCAGAACATGCAGGATAATATAGCTATGCAGAAGTCAACCTCGTCTGCATGAAAAGCTCTACACTGTTTTAACAGCAAACTGACAACCAAAGTATGCCCAATGTACTCAAACTCCAACTGCACTTAACATCCGGTAGAAACCAACCGCTAGGGTCAATGTTTTTACCTGATTGTGAAGTGCAG is drawn from Juglans regia cultivar Chandler chromosome 5, Walnut 2.0, whole genome shotgun sequence and contains these coding sequences:
- the LOC109002635 gene encoding ubiquitin-conjugating enzyme E2 7 → MASQASLLLQKQLKDLCKNPVDGFSAGLVDETNIFEWSVTIIGPPDTLYEGGFFNAIMTFPSNYPNSPPTVKFTSEIWHPNVYPDGRVCISILHPPGEDPNGYELASERWTPVHTVESIVLSIISMLSGPNDESPANVEAAKEWRDRRDDFKKKVSRCVRKSQEML